One window of the Novipirellula caenicola genome contains the following:
- a CDS encoding PQQ-binding-like beta-propeller repeat protein codes for MKTACYVAMALCFLNLVSISFAADSNWPQWRGPTGSGVTSADGVVTEWGPDQNVKWRIELPEAGNSTPVVWNDRVFFTQPISESNQRSLFCVDRETGRELWRRSVTYDRQETSHKTNPYCSASPVTDGKHVIAWFGSAGLVCWDVDGNEMWRRDLGKQEHMWGYGTSPILHKDMCILLFGPGNNEFLIAVDKSTGETQWQVDALDDQAERALSGPENDGNANDFSSNKPRSERLRGAWNTPIVIEVDGHFELVAALSRRVSAFDPASGERLWTCGGTGPLAYASPMESNGVVVALGGYGGASLAVRAGGRGDVTETHRIWHKPKDQGWLGTGVVDNGSIYICNMNGVLSCIDVQTSDQLWKARTEGGGTWSSITQTGDGRMFLLTKSGTTTVFKPHTTKLNKLAENELNENTNASIVAAGTDILIRTDQALWCIADEQR; via the coding sequence ATGAAAACAGCCTGTTACGTAGCAATGGCCCTCTGTTTTCTGAACTTGGTTTCAATCTCATTTGCAGCCGATTCGAATTGGCCGCAGTGGCGAGGGCCCACGGGATCAGGCGTCACGTCGGCCGACGGTGTGGTAACTGAGTGGGGGCCCGATCAAAACGTGAAATGGCGAATCGAGTTGCCCGAAGCCGGCAATTCGACGCCGGTCGTGTGGAACGACCGTGTCTTCTTCACTCAACCGATCTCCGAATCGAATCAACGAAGTCTATTCTGTGTTGATCGAGAAACGGGTCGCGAACTTTGGCGACGCAGCGTCACGTATGACAGGCAAGAAACGTCACACAAAACGAATCCCTATTGCTCGGCATCGCCGGTGACCGATGGGAAACATGTCATTGCATGGTTTGGGTCCGCCGGGCTGGTGTGTTGGGATGTCGATGGTAACGAAATGTGGCGTCGCGACCTTGGCAAGCAAGAACACATGTGGGGCTACGGTACGTCGCCCATCCTGCACAAAGATATGTGCATCCTGTTGTTCGGACCCGGCAACAACGAGTTCCTGATCGCGGTTGACAAGTCCACTGGCGAAACTCAATGGCAGGTGGACGCCCTGGATGATCAAGCCGAACGCGCTCTCAGCGGCCCTGAGAATGACGGCAACGCCAATGATTTCAGCAGCAACAAACCTCGCAGCGAGCGGCTGCGAGGTGCATGGAACACACCGATCGTGATCGAGGTCGATGGCCACTTTGAATTGGTCGCCGCGCTGTCTCGGCGAGTCAGCGCGTTTGATCCCGCCAGCGGAGAGCGACTTTGGACTTGCGGCGGAACGGGCCCCTTGGCTTACGCCTCGCCGATGGAATCCAACGGCGTCGTCGTTGCATTGGGCGGTTATGGTGGTGCATCGCTGGCCGTCCGGGCCGGTGGCCGTGGTGATGTCACGGAGACACATCGGATCTGGCACAAACCCAAAGACCAAGGATGGTTGGGGACCGGGGTTGTCGACAATGGATCGATCTACATCTGCAACATGAATGGTGTGCTGAGTTGCATCGACGTTCAAACGAGCGACCAACTTTGGAAAGCTCGTACCGAAGGTGGGGGTACATGGTCTAGCATCACGCAGACCGGAGACGGTCGCATGTTCTTGTTGACCAAGTCGGGTACCACCACGGTCTTCAAACCGCACACAACCAAGTTAAACAAATTGGCCGAGAACGAATTGAACGAAAATACAAACGCATCGATTGTCGCAGCCGGCACCGACATCCTGATTCGGACTGACCAAGCGCTGTGGTGTATCGCGGATGAACAACGCTAA
- a CDS encoding DUF1592 domain-containing protein, producing the protein MLGLVILAVVVPRKVSAADAEPRPEQSADSAADQQTVVANFIGEFCLQCHDTGSAEGEREFESFTLPITSEQQLITADEIIDSVTLKVMPPEDAEQPNDDERLALLSVLRSSIAEARENFRSSGGRTVMRRLSNREYENTLATLLDRRVDTLGLTADFPKENTSGHMDTIGEALVTSGFLLDQYLQAASRLVETRLGKPAMQPKSWHFTDNFQQYEELTGAHRSVFKFEYLCLYEQPNTDTRQGGYGHIEDFLEGVPVSGLYDIQVHAQAMHRDTHYDPKIFRIDLSEPFQLAVVPGDATKGHIHYPQAIEPVLATTIVPDDQPEWLSFRVWLEAGQTPRFIFPNGPYESRATVIALNKRYKDEFKAPKVGVSRTALLREGALPHIKIGEVKVHGPLAEPGGGKEEQAVFGKEGFQADRAIEQLVAFGQRAYRRPLDDTDRTRIEAMYQKRLSENATPRQAALDTLKMILCSPSFLYLSEITAEDETRLRPFDLASRLSYALWAAPPDDELFAAAQSGRLTETDELKKQITRMLADDRSNEFIHGFLDSWLNLRDIGNLPPPRNAAWEYYAQNLPDSMKQEARLFFRNLLDQNGSVIDFLDADYTFVDKKLATLYGLPERETLRLADGFQRVSLAKNKQRGGVLGMAGVLTVSANGVDTSPVTRGVWVLENILGITPPPPPDEVPAIDSDVSGATTIREKLTRHSEDKACYVCHRNIDPLGYALETFDPIGRWREKYPKPKGKGTAATVDPSGKLPSGETYKDFPGFKKVLLESRRDLFARNLIEKSLMYATGRHMERTDQFEIDDILNRVKAENYGLHTMMTETLTSDIFRSR; encoded by the coding sequence ATGCTCGGCCTAGTCATTCTCGCGGTTGTCGTGCCGCGAAAGGTTTCCGCGGCGGACGCGGAACCTCGACCGGAACAATCCGCGGACTCAGCGGCTGATCAACAGACGGTCGTGGCGAACTTCATAGGCGAATTCTGCCTGCAATGCCACGACACGGGATCCGCTGAAGGTGAGCGTGAATTCGAATCGTTCACGCTACCGATCACGTCCGAGCAGCAACTGATCACGGCCGATGAGATCATCGATTCAGTGACGTTAAAGGTGATGCCGCCCGAGGACGCCGAGCAACCCAACGACGACGAGCGTTTAGCACTGCTGAGTGTGTTGCGAAGTAGTATCGCGGAGGCCCGCGAAAACTTTAGGAGCTCGGGTGGCCGCACGGTGATGCGTCGGCTTTCCAATCGCGAGTATGAAAACACGCTTGCGACACTGCTTGACCGCCGCGTGGATACGTTGGGGCTGACAGCGGACTTTCCAAAGGAAAACACCAGCGGTCATATGGACACGATCGGCGAAGCGTTGGTGACGTCGGGCTTTCTGCTGGACCAATACCTGCAAGCCGCATCACGGCTGGTCGAGACTCGTCTTGGCAAACCGGCGATGCAGCCCAAATCGTGGCACTTTACCGACAATTTCCAGCAGTACGAAGAACTCACCGGCGCCCACCGCAGCGTGTTCAAATTCGAGTACCTCTGTTTGTATGAACAACCCAATACCGATACGCGGCAAGGCGGCTATGGGCACATCGAGGATTTTTTAGAGGGAGTCCCGGTGTCAGGACTCTACGACATCCAAGTTCACGCGCAAGCGATGCACCGGGACACGCATTACGATCCGAAGATTTTTCGCATCGACCTTTCCGAACCGTTTCAATTGGCGGTGGTTCCAGGCGACGCCACCAAGGGACACATCCACTACCCGCAAGCCATCGAACCGGTTTTGGCCACCACGATTGTGCCCGACGACCAACCCGAATGGTTGAGTTTTCGTGTGTGGTTGGAAGCCGGACAGACGCCTCGTTTCATTTTCCCCAATGGTCCGTACGAATCACGGGCGACGGTGATCGCGTTGAACAAGCGATACAAGGATGAATTCAAAGCACCGAAGGTCGGGGTCAGTCGCACGGCACTGCTTCGCGAAGGCGCGCTACCGCATATCAAGATCGGCGAGGTCAAAGTCCATGGTCCGCTTGCCGAACCTGGTGGCGGCAAAGAGGAACAGGCGGTTTTCGGGAAGGAAGGATTTCAGGCTGACCGAGCGATCGAGCAGTTAGTCGCGTTTGGTCAACGAGCGTACCGGCGTCCGCTGGATGATACCGATCGCACGCGGATCGAGGCCATGTATCAAAAGCGTTTGTCCGAAAATGCGACTCCACGACAGGCTGCATTGGACACGCTAAAGATGATCCTGTGTTCGCCCTCATTTTTGTACCTCAGCGAAATCACAGCCGAGGACGAAACCAGGCTACGACCGTTCGATCTCGCCTCGCGACTTTCCTACGCGTTGTGGGCGGCCCCACCGGATGATGAACTTTTCGCCGCCGCGCAATCCGGCCGTTTAACCGAGACGGACGAGTTAAAGAAACAGATCACTCGGATGCTTGCGGATGATCGATCCAACGAATTCATCCACGGCTTTCTCGACAGCTGGCTTAACCTACGTGACATTGGCAATCTGCCTCCGCCTCGCAACGCGGCCTGGGAGTATTACGCACAGAATTTGCCGGACTCGATGAAACAGGAAGCTCGTCTGTTCTTTCGAAACCTGCTTGATCAGAATGGATCGGTGATCGATTTTCTTGATGCGGACTACACCTTCGTCGACAAGAAATTGGCAACGCTGTACGGATTACCCGAGCGAGAGACGCTTCGTTTGGCTGACGGATTCCAACGAGTCAGCCTTGCGAAGAACAAACAGCGTGGCGGCGTGCTGGGGATGGCGGGCGTGTTGACCGTCAGCGCCAATGGGGTCGACACGTCACCGGTGACCCGCGGCGTTTGGGTTCTCGAAAACATCCTCGGCATCACCCCGCCTCCGCCGCCGGACGAAGTTCCCGCGATTGACTCTGATGTCAGCGGAGCGACCACGATCCGAGAGAAATTGACGCGGCACAGCGAGGATAAAGCGTGCTACGTGTGCCACCGCAACATCGATCCGCTCGGCTATGCACTGGAAACGTTCGACCCCATCGGACGTTGGCGCGAGAAATATCCAAAGCCAAAAGGCAAGGGGACGGCGGCAACCGTGGATCCGTCGGGCAAGCTGCCATCAGGTGAAACCTACAAAGATTTTCCTGGATTCAAAAAGGTGCTACTGGAAAGTCGCCGCGACCTGTTCGCCCGAAATTTGATTGAAAAATCGCTGATGTATGCCACGGGGCGACATATGGAGCGGACCGACCAGTTTGAAATCGATGATATATTGAATCGAGTCAAAGCCGAGAACTACGGACTGCACACGATGATGACGGAAACGTTGACTAGCGACATCTTTCGGTCGCGTTGA